One segment of Nostoc piscinale CENA21 DNA contains the following:
- a CDS encoding phycobilisome rod-core linker polypeptide, with protein sequence MALPLLEYKPTTQNQRVSSFGAADTNEDTPYIYRTEIANSPSEIERLIWAAYRQVFNEQEILKFNRQIALETQLKNRSITVKDFIRGLAKSERFYQLVVTPNNNYRLVEMCLKRLLGRSPYNREEEIAWSIQIATRGWHGFVDALIDSEEYTETFGDYTVPYQRKRMTVDRPFSFTPRYGADYRERAGIVKGGGYRSLSYLPSQNVDGAALLGVLLVMSAGITFLLVLNWLGIHTGF encoded by the coding sequence ATGGCATTACCTTTACTTGAATACAAACCCACAACTCAAAATCAAAGAGTTAGTAGTTTTGGTGCGGCAGATACCAACGAAGATACACCTTATATCTACCGTACAGAAATAGCCAACTCTCCTAGCGAGATTGAAAGACTAATTTGGGCAGCTTATCGCCAAGTCTTTAACGAGCAGGAAATTCTGAAATTTAACCGCCAAATTGCCTTAGAAACCCAACTTAAAAATCGGTCAATCACGGTTAAAGATTTTATCCGGGGTTTGGCCAAATCAGAACGATTTTATCAGCTAGTAGTCACACCCAATAATAACTATCGGCTGGTAGAAATGTGCTTAAAACGGTTGTTAGGTCGCTCTCCTTACAATCGTGAAGAAGAAATAGCTTGGTCTATTCAAATTGCTACTCGCGGTTGGCATGGATTTGTGGATGCTTTGATTGACAGTGAAGAATATACCGAAACCTTTGGTGACTACACTGTACCTTATCAGCGCAAACGTATGACCGTAGACCGACCATTCAGCTTTACTCCCCGCTATGGTGCTGACTATCGAGAACGTGCAGGTATTGTGAAAGGTGGCGGTTATCGCTCCTTGTCATATCTACCTAGTCAAAATGTTGATGGTGCTGCACTGTTAGGTGTATTGCTTGTTATGTCCGCAGGAATAACTTTCTTGTTGGTACTAAATTGGTTAGGAATTCATACTGGGTTCTAA